From one Coffea eugenioides isolate CCC68of chromosome 11, Ceug_1.0, whole genome shotgun sequence genomic stretch:
- the LOC113753597 gene encoding F-box/kelch-repeat protein At3g23880-like gives METTNMEETDQGIDEFLPEETGQFLRHIPEEVISKVLSGLPIKSLCRFKCVCKSWKSLISDPKFSLITSRGRERAIFWDERTPSFYSLDRDLVLEKLPSPLEKIPDCANQECLFLGSCDGLLLFRVSDTVLLWNPSTRCCRRLFNLNLMAKDYVVEASGLCFDESIREYVVILALFGGRRGDRRIVRSASLSTKIHKRICFPYEICYLANSGITVNGNLHWIIQERKGDPQLIIYFDAKASRFSKLPMPKYNVGDSTHIFGLGVLDGCLSMSRFGNIWNQEHANEILIMREYGVEESWTTLCCLPFKVVGGLGWLGWLPPLFYTKKNKEVLVTNGVHVSVFDLRDKSLRDIHLPKLPNFYQCHMYLESLQKVHPLNPDESMGKEKEKLVIRKD, from the coding sequence ATGGAAACTACAAATATGGAGGAAACAGACCAAGGAATTGATGAGTTTCTTCCAGAAGAGACTGGTCAGTTTTTGCGGCATATCCCAGAAGAAGTCATTTCGAAAGTTCTGTCAGGACTGCCCATCAAATCTCTCTGTCGATTCAAATGCGTTTGTAAGTCATGGAAGTCTTTAATTTCCGATCCGAAATTTAGTCTGATTACTTCTAGGGGTAGAGAACGAGCAATTTTCTGGGATGAAAGAACCCCATCTTTTTATTCTTTAGACCGTGATCTTGTTCTGGAAAAGCTTCCCAGCCCACTGGAAAAAATCCCTGATTGTGCAAATCAAGAGTGCCTATTTCTTGGTTCCTGTGATGGGCTGTTGTTGTTCAGAGTTTCTGACACAGTATTGTTGTGGAATCCATCGACCCGATGCTGTAGGAGACTGTTTAACCTTAATCTCATGGCTAAAGATTACGTTGTAGAAGCTTCAGGGCTTTGTTTTGATGAATCAATTCGGGAATATGTGGTAATCTTAGCACTCTTTGGCGGGAGGAGGGGGGACAGGAGGATTGTTCGCTCAGCTAGTTTGAGTACTAAAATTCACAAAcggatttgttttccttatgaAATTTGTTATTTAGCTAACTCAGGCATTACTGTCAATGGAAACCTGCACTGGATAATTCAAGAAAGGAAAGGGGATCCTcaattgataatttattttgATGCAAAGGCTAGTAGATTTAGCAAGTTGCCAATGCCCAAGTACAATGTTGGAGATTCTACACATATATTTGGGTTAGGGGTTCTGGATGGATGTCTAAGTATGTCACGATTTGGAAATATCTGGAATCAAGAACATGCTAATGAGATTTTAATCATGAGAGAATATGGTGTGGAGGAGTCATGGACTACTTTGTGTTGCTTACCTTTCAAAGTTGTTGGTGGATTGGGCTGGTTGGGCTGGTTGCCACCACTGTTCTATACCAAGAAGAACAAGGAAGTTTTGGTGACAAATGGTGTCCATGTTTCTGTGTTTGATTTGAGAGACAAGTCACTGAGGGATATTCATTTGCCAAAACTTCCAAATTTCTATCAGTGTCATATGTATCTGGAAAGTCTACAAAAGGTCCATCCATTGAATCCTGATGAGAGCATgggaaaggaaaaggaaaaactggTGATACGCAAAGATTAG